A genomic region of Alistipes megaguti contains the following coding sequences:
- a CDS encoding DUF6088 family protein encodes MQTIEDKILVRIKKCGRGKLYSASDFAACGSGAAIAKSLERLTRKGHLVRVARGLYCYPEIDRKFGLGIQYPTVNEIAEKIARQSEARVVPTGMHALNMLGLSTQVPMNYIFYTDGNSRTVNLFNGRKLRFKRVALRNLAYQNKTLMLAVFALKEIGRPQVTEEHIAQLKTIFARIPKSHILPDLRLVPAWIHKIIMSFYGE; translated from the coding sequence ATGCAAACAATAGAGGATAAGATACTTGTCAGAATTAAAAAATGCGGACGTGGTAAGCTCTATTCTGCATCAGATTTCGCTGCATGTGGATCGGGTGCGGCGATCGCGAAGTCATTGGAACGGCTTACTCGAAAGGGCCACCTGGTTCGTGTTGCAAGGGGCCTTTATTGCTATCCAGAAATTGACAGGAAGTTTGGCCTGGGCATACAATATCCGACAGTCAATGAAATTGCTGAAAAGATAGCCCGACAAAGCGAAGCCCGAGTTGTTCCGACGGGTATGCACGCGCTGAACATGTTGGGGTTGTCTACGCAAGTTCCGATGAACTATATTTTCTATACGGACGGCAACTCCCGTACAGTCAACCTGTTCAATGGCCGTAAGTTGCGATTTAAGCGTGTGGCGCTGAGAAATCTGGCTTATCAGAATAAAACGTTGATGCTTGCCGTGTTCGCCTTGAAGGAGATCGGACGACCGCAGGTCACGGAGGAGCATATCGCCCAACTGAAGACGATATTCGCCCGGATTCCGAAGTCGCACATTCTGCCCGATCTGCGGCTGGTGCCAGCTTGGATTCATAAAATCATTATGTCGTTTTATGGAGAGTAA
- a CDS encoding nucleotidyl transferase AbiEii/AbiGii toxin family protein — translation MESNFWTLPEGQKRMLVAQTSERVGLPPQAVEKDWWVTMTLKALFESSCRDFITFKGGTSLSKGWHVIERFSEDVDIAIDKSFWGIAGDNKSQRDRIRKLSRAYIGQELVAEMRTLLAEYGALDFELRVVPTQDSDADPTLVLLPYRSIYADIDYVESQIRIEFSCRSMQEPRERIEIRPLIAEAYPNLFGKLEFPIYAVVPTRTFLEKAFLLHEEFQKENPRVERMTRHLYDLERLMDTDFGKKALADPKMYADIVKHRSIFNTIRGIDYRTHHPSRIHFIPPEELVEIWRRDYERMQEYFIYGDSLPYDQLIDRMKELQNRFRKVVIEDDFFSGL, via the coding sequence ATGGAGAGTAATTTTTGGACGCTTCCCGAGGGCCAGAAAAGGATGCTCGTCGCGCAGACGAGCGAACGAGTCGGGCTTCCGCCGCAGGCTGTCGAGAAGGACTGGTGGGTGACGATGACGTTGAAGGCCTTGTTTGAATCGTCGTGCCGGGATTTCATCACCTTCAAGGGTGGGACGTCGCTGAGCAAGGGTTGGCATGTCATAGAACGCTTCTCGGAGGACGTTGATATTGCGATTGACAAGTCTTTCTGGGGAATTGCCGGGGACAACAAGTCGCAGCGGGATCGGATCCGGAAACTTTCGCGGGCCTATATCGGGCAGGAGCTCGTTGCAGAAATGCGGACGCTGCTGGCGGAGTACGGAGCATTGGATTTTGAGTTGCGCGTTGTCCCGACACAGGATTCTGATGCAGACCCGACATTGGTTCTTTTGCCTTATCGGAGTATTTATGCGGATATCGATTATGTGGAGTCGCAAATCCGAATCGAATTCAGTTGTCGATCGATGCAAGAACCTCGAGAGCGGATCGAGATTCGTCCGCTGATTGCCGAGGCCTATCCGAACCTGTTCGGGAAACTGGAGTTCCCGATTTATGCGGTCGTACCGACGCGAACGTTTTTGGAGAAGGCATTTTTGCTGCATGAGGAGTTCCAAAAAGAGAATCCTCGCGTCGAGCGGATGACGAGACATCTGTATGATCTGGAACGGTTGATGGATACGGATTTCGGGAAGAAGGCTTTGGCCGATCCGAAAATGTATGCCGATATTGTCAAACATCGGAGTATATTCAATACGATCCGAGGAATTGATTATCGGACGCACCATCCGAGCCGGATCCATTTTATTCCGCCCGAAGAATTGGTGGAGATATGGCGCAGAGATTATGAACGGATGCAGGAATACTTCATCTATGGAGATTCGTTGCCATACGATCAACTGATTGACCGGATGAAAGAGTTGCAGAATCGGTTTCGGAAAGTGGTAATTGAGGATGATTTTTTCAGCGGATTATAA
- a CDS encoding helix-turn-helix domain-containing protein: MDLKQLYEMGGDVHVTVRLEDLRQWHRELTAAVPSPLVSPALPQTGELYTRKQTIALLGVDSSTLWRWAKSGYLVPVEYGGQRRYRVADVQQILKGGRHDR; this comes from the coding sequence ATGGACCTGAAACAATTGTATGAAATGGGCGGTGACGTGCATGTCACCGTCCGTCTGGAGGATCTCCGGCAATGGCATCGGGAGTTGACAGCGGCCGTCCCGTCGCCCTTGGTCTCGCCAGCCTTGCCGCAAACGGGCGAACTGTACACGCGCAAGCAGACTATTGCCTTGTTGGGTGTCGACTCCTCTACGCTTTGGCGCTGGGCAAAGAGCGGCTATCTTGTTCCCGTGGAGTATGGCGGGCAGCGTCGTTATCGTGTGGCGGATGTGCAACAAATCCTGAAAGGAGGCCGCCATGACCGCTAA
- a CDS encoding primase-helicase family protein: MTAKRKETGAAYLRVGTTIYKRVQQPLSSGRSIETLLAWNVETLRQDFGKDYLARIPKYDGFCTVPDHTNYRREIHGFLNRYEPIPFQPAKGDFPHIRDFLSHIFGEQVEMGYDYLQLLYLRPLQRLPVLLLVSSERNTGKTTFLNLLKQIFGGNVTFNTNEDFRSQFNDDWTGKLLICVDEVLLNRREDSERIKNLSTARSYKAEAKGRDRREVEFFGKFVLCSNNERNPVLIEAAETRYWVRRIPPLTHDDQQLLARMQTEIPGLLFFLQQRTLSTREESRLWFSPRLLATEALRRIIHYNRSKPEAEMLSIIRDILDGEKLEEYQFDVSDMVNMLEIRGIRVDHPTVRRTLTESWQLRPAPPTYYQRYTITYNGLTQRQESKTARIYTVTRKLLDELLNDVSGL; the protein is encoded by the coding sequence ATGACCGCTAAACGGAAGGAGACCGGCGCGGCCTATCTGCGCGTGGGGACAACCATCTACAAGCGGGTTCAGCAGCCGTTGAGCAGCGGCCGGAGCATCGAGACCCTCCTGGCGTGGAATGTCGAGACCCTGCGCCAGGATTTCGGGAAGGATTACCTGGCCCGGATCCCGAAGTACGACGGATTCTGCACGGTTCCCGACCACACGAACTACCGGCGGGAGATCCACGGCTTCCTGAACCGCTACGAACCGATTCCCTTCCAGCCGGCCAAAGGGGATTTCCCGCACATCCGCGACTTTCTGTCGCATATCTTCGGCGAGCAGGTCGAGATGGGGTATGACTATCTGCAGCTGCTCTACCTGCGGCCCCTGCAGCGGCTGCCCGTTCTGCTGCTGGTCTCCAGCGAGCGCAATACGGGCAAGACCACCTTTCTGAATCTTCTGAAACAGATCTTCGGCGGGAATGTCACCTTTAATACCAACGAGGACTTCCGTTCGCAGTTCAACGATGACTGGACGGGCAAGCTGCTGATCTGTGTGGACGAGGTGCTGCTCAACCGCCGCGAAGATTCCGAACGGATCAAGAACCTCTCGACGGCCCGCAGCTACAAGGCCGAGGCAAAGGGGCGCGACCGCCGGGAGGTGGAGTTCTTCGGGAAGTTCGTGCTGTGCTCCAACAACGAGCGCAATCCCGTGCTGATCGAGGCGGCGGAGACCCGCTACTGGGTGCGGCGTATCCCGCCGCTGACGCACGACGACCAGCAGCTGCTCGCTCGGATGCAGACTGAAATCCCGGGATTGCTGTTCTTTCTGCAACAACGCACGCTCTCGACCCGCGAGGAGAGCCGCCTGTGGTTCTCCCCGCGGCTCCTGGCGACGGAGGCCCTGCGGCGGATCATCCACTACAACCGCAGCAAGCCCGAGGCCGAGATGCTGTCGATCATCCGCGACATTCTGGATGGCGAGAAGCTGGAGGAGTATCAGTTCGACGTGAGCGACATGGTGAACATGCTGGAGATCCGCGGCATCCGGGTTGACCATCCCACCGTGCGGCGAACGCTGACCGAGAGCTGGCAGCTGCGGCCGGCACCGCCTACCTACTACCAGCGCTATACGATCACCTACAACGGGCTGACCCAACGCCAGGAGAGCAAGACGGCACGGATCTATACCGTCACACGGAAACTGCTTGATGAACTGCTGAACGATGTCTCCGGCCTGTAA
- a CDS encoding toprim domain-containing protein: MNTTPYAPRIPIREYLARRGLVPGIAAAYCREVRYQVRSRCFFAIGFRNDCGGWELRSARFKGGSSPKHITTIDNRSDTVIAFEGFMDFLAYLSLKYPERLRIDAAVLNSVVNLPKAIPFLSRHPVIHAFFDNDEAGRKTTSDLIRLCPRSEVIDQRHFYSGHKDVNDYLIARIKGRTQKPSTQKNAPETKALQTVRNNLQPSKAETTTIEPPRRKGVKI, translated from the coding sequence ATGAATACCACCCCATATGCTCCCCGGATCCCCATCCGGGAATATCTTGCCCGCCGTGGCCTTGTGCCCGGAATTGCGGCGGCGTATTGTCGGGAGGTACGCTATCAGGTCCGCAGCCGCTGCTTTTTCGCCATTGGCTTCCGGAATGACTGCGGAGGTTGGGAGCTTCGCTCCGCACGGTTCAAAGGCGGCTCCTCGCCCAAACATATCACCACCATCGACAACCGTTCCGATACGGTAATCGCTTTCGAGGGATTTATGGATTTTCTCGCTTATCTCTCGCTGAAATACCCCGAACGACTGCGCATTGACGCCGCGGTTCTGAACTCGGTCGTCAACCTGCCCAAAGCCATCCCGTTTCTCTCCCGGCATCCGGTGATTCACGCCTTCTTTGACAACGACGAAGCCGGGCGTAAAACGACCTCCGATCTGATCCGTCTTTGCCCCCGCAGCGAGGTAATCGACCAAAGGCATTTTTACAGCGGACACAAGGACGTAAACGACTATCTGATCGCCCGCATAAAAGGCCGAACACAAAAGCCTTCGACACAGAAGAACGCCCCCGAAACAAAGGCTCTTCAGACTGTCCGGAATAATCTTCAACCCTCGAAAGCAGAAACAACGACGATTGAGCCTCCGCGTCGGAAAGGGGTAAAGATTTAA
- a CDS encoding MobC family plasmid mobilization relaxosome protein, producing METPKKTYSKQGGRPKVGIGRIRKYVVSTRLSPERKLRFSALCREAGQLPAEVLRQLIDRGTVRARITREQLDFMAQLKGVARNLNQLTRLANTKGLAAVRVRHAAIVTAIEKLLKQICDGR from the coding sequence ATGGAAACACCGAAGAAAACATACAGCAAACAGGGCGGGCGCCCGAAAGTCGGCATCGGTCGCATCCGCAAATATGTCGTCAGCACCCGGCTCAGTCCCGAACGGAAACTCCGCTTTTCGGCCCTTTGCCGCGAGGCAGGGCAACTGCCTGCCGAAGTGCTGCGCCAGCTGATCGACCGAGGAACGGTAAGAGCACGGATCACCCGCGAACAGCTGGATTTCATGGCCCAACTGAAAGGCGTCGCCCGGAATCTGAACCAGCTGACCCGGCTGGCCAATACCAAAGGTCTGGCGGCTGTCAGGGTACGGCATGCGGCAATCGTCACGGCTATCGAAAAACTCCTGAAACAGATATGCGATGGTCGGTAA
- a CDS encoding relaxase/mobilization nuclease domain-containing protein: protein MVGKVISGSSFSGMVGYVMKEESRVLEAEGVMPPEVKDMVQDFKDQTMLNPRLKNIVGHISLSFSPKDTPRMTDALMTQIAKEYMQKMDITDTQYLLVRHLDQPHPLCHLVYNRIGNNGQTISDKNIKLRNAKVCRELTEKYGLYLAPGKEEVRREQLREPDKTRYEIYDAIKGCLPKCKNWNELEGKLKEQGIGVRYKYCGNTGRKQGVLFSKNGFEFFGSKIDRAFSFTKLGNRFTHLQQQALHRTELLGNLLAAAGNYRSAFAGLFGNMGRGGGSAREEPLSVNLGKAGGIPLPPTGSPVGVSAEQLQHKPGESPEEHIARITALLNAAAEAMAIAAAEHRRRMEEQKRRAKIKL, encoded by the coding sequence ATGGTCGGTAAGGTAATATCGGGATCGTCTTTTTCGGGAATGGTGGGTTACGTGATGAAAGAAGAATCCCGGGTATTGGAAGCCGAGGGCGTTATGCCTCCGGAAGTAAAGGATATGGTGCAGGACTTCAAAGACCAGACCATGCTCAACCCGCGACTGAAAAACATCGTCGGGCATATCTCGCTGTCTTTCTCACCTAAAGACACTCCGCGGATGACCGACGCCCTGATGACGCAGATCGCGAAGGAGTATATGCAAAAGATGGACATCACCGATACGCAGTATCTATTAGTACGCCATCTCGACCAACCCCATCCGCTCTGTCATCTGGTCTACAACCGGATCGGGAACAACGGGCAGACCATATCGGACAAGAACATCAAGCTCCGGAATGCCAAGGTCTGCCGGGAGCTGACCGAGAAGTACGGGCTATACCTTGCACCGGGCAAAGAGGAAGTGCGTCGGGAACAGCTGCGCGAACCGGACAAGACCAGATACGAAATCTACGATGCGATCAAAGGCTGTCTGCCCAAATGCAAGAACTGGAACGAGTTGGAAGGTAAATTAAAGGAACAGGGCATCGGCGTCCGCTATAAGTATTGCGGAAATACCGGCCGCAAACAAGGGGTTCTGTTCTCGAAAAACGGCTTCGAATTCTTCGGCTCGAAGATCGACAGGGCTTTCAGTTTTACAAAACTCGGCAACCGGTTCACCCACCTGCAACAGCAGGCGCTGCATCGGACCGAGCTCCTCGGGAACCTCTTGGCGGCGGCAGGCAATTACCGTTCGGCATTTGCCGGGTTATTCGGCAACATGGGCAGAGGCGGCGGCAGTGCGCGCGAAGAGCCACTATCGGTAAACCTCGGAAAGGCAGGCGGGATTCCGCTGCCGCCGACCGGTTCGCCCGTCGGAGTGTCGGCCGAGCAGTTGCAGCACAAGCCGGGAGAAAGTCCCGAAGAGCATATAGCACGAATCACGGCGCTGCTCAACGCCGCGGCCGAAGCGATGGCAATAGCTGCGGCGGAGCACCGCCGCAGGATGGAAGAACAGAAAAGAAGAGCCAAAATAAAACTGTAA